In Candidatus Promineifilum breve, one genomic interval encodes:
- a CDS encoding acyl-CoA thioesterase: protein MMGQTVSASRTILTQPMGVTEGNLLGNVHGGVLMKLCDDAGAIAAMKHARRPVVTVAVDSMSFHSAVQIGDLLTVRAEVTWVGRSSLETRLVVTAENLMTGDITHTNTAYYVYVALNARGEPAQAPPLICETDEERALFEAGAARQAQRLERRRREQPVDLTNHADAS, encoded by the coding sequence ATGATGGGACAAACGGTTAGCGCCTCGCGGACAATTCTGACCCAGCCGATGGGTGTCACGGAAGGCAATCTGTTGGGCAACGTCCACGGCGGCGTGCTGATGAAGCTGTGCGACGACGCGGGGGCCATCGCGGCTATGAAACACGCCCGCCGGCCGGTGGTCACGGTGGCCGTCGATTCGATGAGCTTTCACTCGGCCGTCCAAATCGGCGATCTGCTGACGGTGCGGGCCGAAGTCACCTGGGTCGGCCGCTCGTCGCTGGAGACGCGGCTGGTCGTGACGGCCGAGAACCTGATGACCGGCGACATCACCCACACCAACACCGCCTATTACGTCTACGTCGCCCTGAACGCCCGTGGCGAGCCGGCCCAGGCCCCGCCGCTCATCTGCGAGACCGACGAAGAGCGCGCCTTATTCGAAGCGGGAGCCGCCCGGCAGGCGCAACGTCTGGAGCGTCGCCGGCGCGAGCAGCCGGTCGATCTGACGAATCATGCCGATGCCAGCTAA
- the trmD gene encoding tRNA (guanosine(37)-N1)-methyltransferase TrmD — protein MRIDVLTLFPAMFSAYLGESILQRAQTAGLIALHVHNIRDYAAGKHRVTDEPPYGGGGGMVLKPEPIFAAVDAIVAGGDAGRPKVVLLAPQGRRLTHAVAAELAAEPWLLFLCGRYEGVDERVRELLVVDELSIGDYVLTGGELAALVVIDALARHVPGVLGDEHAAERDSFADGLLEGPHYTRPEIFRGRAVPDVLRSGHAARIQRWRREQALRRTWQRRPELLLAADLDEADRLFLLTLAREMEPYDGTNG, from the coding sequence GTGCGTATCGACGTGTTGACCCTGTTCCCGGCGATGTTCTCGGCCTATCTGGGCGAGAGCATCTTGCAGCGCGCCCAGACGGCGGGCCTGATCGCCCTCCACGTCCACAATATTCGCGATTACGCGGCGGGCAAGCACCGCGTGACCGACGAGCCGCCCTATGGCGGCGGCGGCGGTATGGTGCTGAAGCCGGAGCCTATTTTTGCGGCGGTGGACGCCATCGTGGCCGGGGGCGACGCGGGGCGGCCGAAGGTGGTGCTGCTCGCGCCCCAGGGGCGGCGGCTGACCCACGCCGTGGCCGCCGAATTGGCCGCCGAGCCGTGGCTGCTCTTTCTCTGTGGCCGCTACGAGGGGGTCGATGAGCGGGTGCGCGAGCTGCTGGTGGTCGATGAACTCTCCATCGGCGACTACGTGCTGACCGGCGGCGAACTGGCCGCGCTGGTGGTCATCGACGCGCTGGCCCGCCACGTGCCCGGCGTCTTGGGCGACGAGCACGCCGCCGAGCGGGATAGCTTCGCCGACGGCCTGCTGGAAGGGCCGCATTATACCCGGCCGGAGATATTTCGCGGTCGGGCCGTGCCCGATGTCCTGCGCTCCGGTCACGCGGCGCGGATTCAGCGCTGGCGGCGCGAGCAGGCCTTGCGGCGGACGTGGCAACGGCGGCCGGAGTTGCTGCTGGCCGCCGACCTGGACGAGGCCGATCGGCTCTTTTTATTGACATTAGCGCGTGAAATGGAACCTTATGATGGGACAAACGGTTAG
- the rfbD gene encoding dTDP-4-dehydrorhamnose reductase codes for MRILITGGNGQLGTALQGALAGHTLLPIDLPEVDVADRAALATAFEDARPELVIHCAAYTNVDGCARDPELAYRVNTLGTQNVALLCAAADIPLAHISTNEVFAGDDPGGYEEWMPLAPRNPYGTSKAAAEVHVRALLRRYYIIRTAWLFAPGGRNFIHAILRRARETGEVRVVTDEIGNPTYAADLAEAIARLIATGQYGVYHFVNEGACSRWAFAGEILRQAGLGHVRNTPILSSAFSRPSSPPPFGALHNRNGAAIGIRLRPWPAALADYLQIEADSPREATG; via the coding sequence ATGCGCATACTCATTACCGGCGGCAACGGTCAACTAGGGACAGCCCTGCAAGGCGCGCTGGCCGGCCACACCCTGTTGCCCATCGACCTGCCCGAAGTGGACGTGGCCGACCGCGCCGCGCTCGCCACCGCCTTTGAGGATGCCCGGCCGGAACTGGTCATCCATTGCGCGGCCTATACCAACGTGGACGGCTGCGCCCGCGACCCCGAACTGGCCTACCGCGTCAACACCCTGGGGACGCAAAACGTGGCCCTGCTGTGCGCGGCGGCCGACATTCCCCTGGCCCATATCAGTACCAACGAGGTCTTCGCCGGGGACGATCCGGGCGGCTACGAGGAGTGGATGCCGCTCGCGCCGCGCAACCCCTACGGCACATCGAAAGCCGCAGCCGAGGTCCACGTGCGCGCCCTGCTGCGCCGCTACTACATCATCCGCACGGCCTGGCTCTTCGCACCGGGCGGGCGCAACTTCATCCATGCCATCCTGCGGCGGGCGCGCGAGACGGGCGAGGTGCGCGTCGTCACCGACGAGATCGGCAACCCGACCTACGCCGCCGATCTGGCCGAGGCCATCGCCCGCCTGATCGCGACCGGACAATACGGCGTCTATCACTTCGTCAACGAAGGGGCATGCTCGCGCTGGGCATTTGCCGGGGAAATCTTGCGGCAGGCGGGGTTGGGCCACGTTCGCAACACACCCATTCTGAGCAGCGCCTTCAGCCGTCCCTCCAGCCCACCGCCGTTCGGCGCGCTCCACAACCGCAACGGCGCGGCCATCGGCATCCGGCTGCGGCCGTGGCCGGCGGCGCTGGCCGACTATCTCCAGATTGAGGCGGATTCTCCGCGCGAGGCGACCGGGTGA
- a CDS encoding glycosyltransferase family 2 protein, whose protein sequence is MSDQPPRVSVIIPHWNGLAHLDDCLTALRRQTFGDHEVILVDNGSSDGSQSYVRENYPEARLIELGQNRGFTGACNAGYAAARGEFVCLLNNDTEADPNWLACVVDAFERRPRAGIVAGKLLLFDRRDHFHAAGDYYRVNGLPGNRGVWQADHGQYDREEPVFSACGAAAAYRRAMLDEIGFLDDAFYFSCEDIDLAWRAHLAGWEVWYVPTAVVYHKLKASGGSGVVGSYHDGRNFLYVIWKNYPTPLLRRHAGDILRAQWRISRAALAAWRGAAARARLRGQLAGLMGLFKMWPARRRIQAARRVDLETLAAHLTQVDEVP, encoded by the coding sequence GTGAGCGATCAACCGCCGCGCGTGTCGGTCATCATCCCCCACTGGAACGGTCTGGCCCATCTTGACGATTGCCTGACCGCCCTGCGCCGCCAGACATTCGGCGACCACGAGGTGATCCTGGTCGATAACGGCTCCAGCGACGGCTCGCAGAGCTACGTGCGCGAGAATTATCCCGAGGCGCGGCTCATCGAACTGGGCCAAAACCGCGGCTTCACCGGGGCCTGCAACGCGGGCTATGCCGCCGCGCGGGGCGAGTTCGTCTGCCTGCTGAACAACGACACCGAAGCCGACCCTAATTGGCTGGCCTGCGTCGTGGACGCCTTTGAGCGCCGGCCGCGCGCCGGGATCGTGGCCGGCAAGCTGCTGCTCTTCGACCGGCGCGACCACTTCCACGCCGCCGGCGACTACTATCGGGTGAATGGGCTGCCCGGCAATCGCGGCGTCTGGCAGGCCGATCACGGCCAATACGACCGCGAAGAGCCGGTTTTCAGCGCCTGCGGGGCGGCGGCGGCCTACCGGCGGGCCATGCTCGACGAGATCGGCTTTCTCGACGACGCCTTCTACTTCTCCTGTGAGGATATCGATCTGGCCTGGCGGGCGCATCTGGCCGGGTGGGAGGTGTGGTACGTGCCCACGGCCGTCGTCTACCACAAGCTAAAGGCGTCGGGCGGCAGCGGCGTCGTCGGCAGCTATCACGACGGGCGCAACTTCCTCTACGTCATCTGGAAGAACTATCCCACCCCCCTGCTGCGCCGCCATGCGGGCGACATCCTGCGCGCCCAATGGCGCATCAGCCGCGCCGCGCTGGCCGCCTGGCGGGGCGCGGCGGCGCGCGCCCGGCTGCGCGGCCAACTGGCCGGGCTGATGGGGCTGTTCAAGATGTGGCCGGCGCGGCGGCGCATCCAGGCCGCCCGCCGGGTAGACCTCGAAACCCTGGCCGCCCACCTGACCCAAGTTGACGAGGTTCCCTAG